A part of Myxococcus landrumus genomic DNA contains:
- a CDS encoding PhoH family protein, which yields MRNPATLEAPAAVTASAKVDVRDNETALALCGNQNENLKLMERRLGVRVGQRGTEFHLSGPSDAVAFSVRLLENLEGMIRAGRPVYREDVEQGIKVLGRGAESLQEVMLGPVLKSSGNRQIAPKSIAQKRYVDAIRAHDIVFGIGPAGTGKTYLAMAMAVAFLQERKVKRIILARPAVEAGEKLGFLPGDLQEKVNPYLRPLYDALHDMMAAERAAHLVEEGVVEVAPLAFMRGRTLNDAFVILDEAQNTTVEQMKMFLTRLGYNSKAVITGDVTQVDLPTGKLSGLSHARAVLKNIEGIHFAEFSDLDVVRHPLVQEVIRAYDKAEVAQKEAQAAREAAQSAILAAPEPSVAPVPPEAAVG from the coding sequence TTGCGAAACCCCGCCACGTTGGAAGCGCCCGCAGCCGTCACCGCCTCCGCCAAGGTGGACGTCCGTGACAATGAGACGGCCCTTGCGCTGTGCGGCAACCAGAACGAAAACCTCAAACTGATGGAGCGACGCCTCGGGGTCCGGGTGGGACAACGGGGGACGGAGTTCCACTTGTCCGGCCCCTCCGACGCGGTCGCCTTCTCCGTGCGTCTGCTGGAGAACCTGGAGGGGATGATTCGCGCGGGGCGTCCTGTCTACCGCGAGGACGTCGAGCAGGGCATCAAGGTGCTTGGCCGGGGCGCGGAGTCGCTCCAGGAAGTCATGCTGGGTCCGGTGCTGAAGAGCTCCGGCAACCGGCAGATTGCTCCGAAGAGCATCGCCCAGAAGCGGTACGTGGACGCCATCCGGGCCCACGACATCGTCTTCGGCATCGGTCCCGCGGGTACGGGCAAGACGTACCTGGCCATGGCCATGGCGGTCGCCTTCCTCCAGGAGCGCAAGGTCAAGCGCATCATCCTGGCGCGTCCCGCGGTGGAGGCGGGTGAGAAGCTGGGCTTCCTGCCCGGCGACTTGCAGGAGAAGGTGAACCCCTACCTGCGGCCGCTCTACGACGCGCTCCACGACATGATGGCCGCCGAGCGCGCGGCCCATCTAGTGGAGGAGGGCGTGGTGGAAGTCGCGCCGTTGGCCTTCATGCGTGGCCGGACGCTCAACGATGCCTTCGTCATCCTCGATGAGGCGCAGAACACCACCGTTGAGCAGATGAAGATGTTCCTGACGCGCCTGGGCTACAACAGCAAGGCCGTCATCACCGGCGACGTGACGCAGGTGGACCTCCCCACGGGGAAGCTGTCCGGCCTGTCCCACGCCCGCGCGGTGCTCAAGAACATCGAGGGCATCCACTTCGCGGAGTTCTCCGACCTGGACGTCGTCCGCCACCCGTTGGTGCAGGAAGTCATCCGCGCCTACGACAAGGCGGAGGTGGCCCAGAAGGAGGCCCAGGCCGCTCGCGAAGCCGCGCAGTCGGCCATCCTGGCGGCCCCGGAGCCCAGCGTGGCCCCAGTGCCCCCAGAGGCAGCTGTCGGCTGA
- a CDS encoding SusC/RagA family TonB-linked outer membrane protein, protein MLGRTVKGRVADRLTNEGLPLVRVIIKGTTQGVETELDGTFSLPNVPPGTVTLLFSSQDYGEREVRLGATQRELNVALDNIFSEEMVVVGRASELARKHLANSVATVNAEEMNRAPAQTIDQALQGKVAGANIQANSGAPGGGIQMRLRGVSTINGSTAPLYVIDGVLVSDVAIASGMFVVTESVRGSNPNATQDNQVNRIADINPNDIESIEILKGASAAAIYGSKAANGVVIINTKRGKAGDPKVEITQRLGMYTLANTLGTRRFETVEEAVEVFGPSAAEFYTGRTYDHEKQLAGRRDLSSETLASVSGASGNTKYFASAMLRDDEGIIANTGYEKQSFRLNLTQTVGEVVEVNVATNLIHTLGQRGLTNNDNQTITNYMVMPTVPEFLSMDPDAAGVYPRNPFLANGANPLQTAALVKNDEDVWRFIGSGDATIHLFKTDEHHLRLLANAGVDRFQQENKLLFPPELNFEPVDDSFPGTSLFGTSQVRNINSGINLVHSYKPASKFMSATTSGGVQFEERRIDSKYVVSENLNAGQPGIDSGTVIGVRDNESHVRDRGYYLQEELLLLDERLTLVGAIRGEQTSANGDPGKLYFYPKLATAYRIPSPIPAIHELKVRVAYGETGNQPLYGMKFSGMNSRANVQGTPGLVGTGVAGDPNIRPERQREIEAGVDALFFDGDVMLELSVYQRAISDMLLQRALPGSTGFNTQFVNGGSLRNRGLEAMLQVTPIRGDFEWTSSATFALNRSKVTSLPVAPFQAGGFGNSLGAFYIEEGQSATQIVGNIGRDANNIPIVGKIGDTEPTFTMGFANTLRYQDLSLSFMFHWQQGSDIINLTRYLYDDASTSVDFETAGRQRVEARRTSATVYIEDASFVKLREVTLSYNLPKSWVSAIPKLQNARLSLSGRNLLTFTSYSGLDPEVSNFGNQAIARNIDVAPFPPSRSFWTSLDVGF, encoded by the coding sequence GTGCTGGGGCGAACCGTGAAAGGTCGCGTCGCTGACCGACTGACGAACGAAGGCCTGCCCCTGGTGCGCGTCATCATCAAGGGCACCACGCAGGGCGTGGAGACGGAGCTGGACGGAACGTTCTCGCTGCCCAACGTCCCGCCGGGCACCGTCACGCTGCTCTTCTCCAGCCAGGATTACGGCGAGCGTGAAGTGCGCCTGGGCGCCACCCAGCGGGAGCTCAACGTCGCGCTCGACAACATCTTCTCCGAGGAGATGGTCGTCGTGGGTCGCGCCAGTGAGCTGGCCCGTAAGCACCTGGCCAACTCCGTGGCCACGGTCAACGCGGAGGAGATGAACCGCGCCCCAGCCCAGACCATCGACCAGGCCCTCCAGGGCAAGGTGGCTGGCGCCAACATCCAGGCCAACTCCGGCGCCCCCGGCGGCGGCATCCAGATGCGCCTGCGCGGCGTGTCCACCATCAACGGCTCCACGGCGCCCCTCTACGTCATCGACGGCGTGCTCGTCAGCGACGTGGCCATCGCGTCCGGCATGTTCGTTGTGACCGAGTCCGTGCGCGGCTCCAACCCGAACGCCACGCAGGACAACCAGGTCAACCGCATCGCGGATATCAACCCGAACGATATCGAGAGCATCGAAATCCTCAAGGGTGCGTCCGCCGCCGCCATCTACGGCTCCAAGGCCGCCAACGGCGTCGTCATCATCAACACCAAGCGCGGCAAGGCCGGCGACCCCAAGGTCGAAATCACCCAGCGCCTGGGCATGTACACGCTGGCCAACACCCTGGGCACCCGCCGCTTCGAGACCGTCGAGGAGGCCGTGGAGGTCTTCGGCCCCAGCGCCGCGGAGTTCTACACGGGCCGGACGTACGACCACGAGAAGCAGCTGGCCGGCCGCCGTGACCTGTCCTCGGAGACGCTCGCCAGCGTGAGCGGCGCGAGCGGCAACACCAAGTACTTCGCCTCGGCGATGCTCCGCGATGACGAGGGCATCATCGCCAACACCGGTTACGAGAAGCAGTCGTTCCGGCTCAACCTGACCCAGACGGTCGGCGAGGTGGTGGAGGTCAACGTCGCCACCAACCTCATCCACACGCTGGGACAGCGCGGCCTCACCAACAACGACAACCAGACCATCACCAACTACATGGTGATGCCCACCGTGCCCGAGTTCCTGAGCATGGACCCGGACGCGGCCGGCGTGTACCCCCGCAACCCCTTCCTCGCAAACGGCGCCAACCCGCTGCAGACGGCGGCGCTGGTGAAGAACGACGAGGACGTGTGGCGCTTCATCGGCTCCGGTGATGCGACCATCCACCTGTTCAAGACGGACGAGCACCACCTGCGCCTGCTGGCCAACGCCGGCGTGGACCGCTTCCAGCAGGAGAACAAGCTGCTCTTCCCGCCAGAGCTCAACTTCGAGCCGGTGGACGACAGCTTCCCCGGCACGTCGCTGTTCGGCACCAGCCAGGTGCGCAACATCAACTCCGGCATCAACCTGGTCCACTCGTACAAGCCCGCCTCGAAGTTCATGTCCGCCACGACGTCCGGTGGCGTTCAGTTCGAGGAGCGGCGCATCGACTCCAAGTACGTCGTCAGCGAGAACCTCAACGCGGGTCAGCCCGGCATCGACTCCGGCACCGTGATTGGCGTGCGCGACAACGAGTCGCACGTGCGCGACCGCGGCTACTACCTGCAGGAGGAGCTGCTCCTCCTGGATGAGCGGCTGACCCTGGTCGGCGCCATCCGCGGCGAGCAGACCAGCGCCAACGGCGACCCCGGCAAGCTCTACTTTTACCCGAAGCTGGCGACCGCCTACCGCATCCCCTCGCCCATCCCCGCCATCCACGAGCTCAAGGTGCGCGTGGCCTACGGCGAGACGGGCAACCAGCCCCTGTACGGCATGAAGTTCAGCGGCATGAACTCGCGGGCCAACGTCCAGGGCACGCCGGGCCTCGTCGGCACGGGCGTCGCGGGCGACCCCAACATCCGTCCGGAGCGTCAGCGCGAAATCGAGGCGGGTGTCGACGCCCTCTTCTTCGACGGCGACGTGATGCTGGAGCTGTCCGTGTACCAGCGCGCCATCAGCGACATGCTGCTGCAGCGCGCGCTGCCCGGCTCCACGGGCTTCAACACCCAGTTCGTCAACGGTGGCTCGCTGCGCAACCGCGGCCTGGAGGCCATGCTCCAGGTGACGCCGATTCGCGGCGACTTCGAGTGGACGAGCTCCGCGACGTTCGCGCTCAACCGCAGCAAGGTGACGAGCCTGCCGGTGGCGCCGTTCCAGGCGGGTGGCTTCGGCAACAGCCTTGGCGCGTTCTACATCGAGGAAGGCCAGTCGGCGACGCAGATTGTCGGCAACATCGGCCGCGACGCGAACAACATCCCCATCGTCGGGAAGATTGGCGACACCGAGCCCACCTTCACCATGGGCTTCGCCAACACGCTGCGCTACCAGGACCTCAGCCTGTCCTTCATGTTCCACTGGCAGCAGGGCAGCGACATCATCAACCTGACGCGCTACCTGTATGACGACGCGTCCACGTCGGTGGACTTCGAGACGGCTGGCCGCCAGCGCGTCGAGGCCCGCCGCACGAGCGCCACCGTCTACATCGAGGATGCGTCGTTCGTGAAGCTGCGCGAGGTGACGCTCAGCTACAACCTGCCCAAGAGCTGGGTGTCGGCGATTCCGAAGCTCCAGAACGCTCGGCTGAGCCTCAGCGGCCGCAACCTGCTGACGTTCACCAGCTACTCGGGTCTGGACCCCGAGGTGAGCAACTTCGGCAACCAGGCCATCGCGCGCAACATCGACGTCGCCCCGTTCCCCCCTAGCCGCAGCTTCTGGACGTCGCTCGACGTCGGGTTCTAA
- the rpsT gene encoding 30S ribosomal protein S20, whose product MANTKSAEKRYRQSEKRRARNVTVRTEVKTAVKSAREAIGTKDTAKKTDAVKAASKALNKAASKGVLHKRTASRRISRLAKAAAKSARQA is encoded by the coding sequence TTGGCCAACACCAAGTCCGCAGAGAAGCGTTACCGTCAGTCCGAGAAGCGCCGCGCCCGGAACGTCACCGTCCGCACCGAGGTGAAGACCGCGGTGAAGTCCGCCCGTGAGGCCATTGGCACCAAGGACACCGCCAAGAAGACGGACGCGGTCAAGGCGGCCTCCAAGGCGCTGAACAAGGCCGCCTCCAAGGGCGTGCTGCACAAGCGCACGGCTTCGCGCCGCATCTCGCGCCTTGCCAAGGCCGCCGCCAAGAGCGCGCGCCAGGCCTGA
- a CDS encoding DUF4388 domain-containing protein encodes MSLKGTLKDFGIGDILQLIGQQQKTGTLQLDNKDQEVRIGFQDGHIIKVESVTRKRKDLIGAMLVRAELITETQLEAALETQRRTLKRLGDVLVSSHALTADRFQAMMQLQATETLYRLFTWKAGTYEFIQGPVEPGAEAIHPLRAETVLMEGFRMVDEWPVIRKSIHRDDLGFERLKALPPPREGEEGGELGSIGGTERRVYDEIAVGRDLRKLVDVCCLGEFETCKALHNLVRGEYVRVVHPEGAPAPAPGEERLVSRMVGVVGRVVATMVVLAALAVVVSRVALADPEHTRAATAFADAAAQRHVSDAQRVRIESALEVFLLERGELPERLDALVQAGLLSSDELRYPWREEFYYRRLPARRFVLLPPLR; translated from the coding sequence ATGTCCCTGAAAGGAACCCTCAAGGACTTCGGCATCGGCGACATCCTGCAGCTCATCGGGCAGCAGCAGAAGACGGGCACGCTCCAACTGGACAACAAGGACCAGGAGGTGCGCATCGGCTTCCAGGACGGCCACATCATCAAGGTCGAGAGCGTCACCCGGAAGCGCAAGGACCTCATCGGCGCCATGCTGGTGCGCGCCGAGCTCATCACCGAGACGCAACTGGAGGCCGCGCTGGAGACGCAGCGGCGCACCCTCAAGCGCCTGGGGGACGTGCTCGTCTCCAGCCATGCCCTCACCGCGGACCGCTTCCAGGCGATGATGCAGCTGCAGGCGACGGAGACGCTCTACCGCCTCTTCACCTGGAAGGCCGGCACGTACGAGTTCATCCAGGGGCCGGTGGAGCCCGGAGCGGAAGCCATCCATCCGCTGCGCGCCGAGACGGTGCTCATGGAAGGCTTCCGGATGGTGGATGAGTGGCCCGTCATCCGGAAGTCCATCCACCGCGACGACCTCGGCTTCGAGCGCCTCAAGGCGCTGCCTCCGCCGCGCGAAGGCGAGGAGGGCGGAGAGCTGGGCTCCATCGGGGGCACCGAGCGCCGCGTCTACGACGAAATCGCGGTGGGGCGCGATTTGCGCAAGCTGGTGGATGTCTGTTGCCTGGGCGAGTTCGAGACCTGCAAGGCCCTGCACAACCTGGTTCGGGGCGAGTACGTGCGCGTCGTCCACCCCGAGGGGGCTCCGGCTCCCGCGCCAGGTGAGGAGCGGCTGGTCTCCCGCATGGTGGGCGTGGTGGGGCGGGTGGTGGCCACCATGGTCGTCCTGGCGGCGCTGGCGGTGGTGGTGTCCCGGGTGGCGCTCGCCGACCCGGAGCACACGCGAGCAGCCACCGCTTTCGCCGACGCCGCGGCGCAACGTCATGTTTCCGATGCCCAACGCGTCCGAATCGAGTCCGCCCTGGAAGTGTTCCTTCTGGAACGAGGGGAACTGCCGGAGCGTCTGGACGCCCTGGTCCAGGCTGGATTGTTGAGTTCAGACGAACTCAGATACCCGTGGCGGGAGGAATTCTACTACCGGCGGTTGCCCGCTCGGCGGTTCGTCCTCCTGCCTCCCCTGCGCTAG
- a CDS encoding zinc ribbon domain-containing protein, with the protein MPTEVLVMCPACGHPQPAGGPRCSACGASLPEAPVPTPSGPFVSVELGAGHSLEGEHGRLTYRMAPGIPPSVVELAQLRALTLESRPFFEALLLTAFGVLGVVASSLALKLVAFALAGLGVLLAAVCRVHALVLEVSSGASVRWSLGLARRGSERDAKLLGAWRALAQALRARDVVVRDADGAAPLPPPSEPPEGPRA; encoded by the coding sequence GTGCCCACCGAGGTCCTCGTCATGTGCCCCGCGTGTGGCCACCCCCAACCGGCGGGTGGCCCCCGGTGCAGTGCCTGTGGTGCCTCGCTCCCCGAGGCGCCCGTGCCCACGCCCTCGGGGCCCTTCGTCTCGGTGGAGCTGGGCGCGGGGCACTCCCTCGAGGGGGAGCATGGGCGGCTCACCTACCGCATGGCTCCGGGGATTCCTCCCAGTGTGGTGGAGCTCGCCCAGCTCCGCGCGCTGACGCTGGAGTCACGCCCCTTCTTCGAGGCGCTGCTGCTGACGGCCTTCGGGGTGCTGGGTGTGGTGGCCTCCAGCCTCGCGCTCAAGCTCGTGGCCTTCGCGCTCGCGGGGCTGGGCGTGTTGCTGGCCGCGGTGTGCCGGGTGCACGCCCTGGTGCTCGAGGTGTCCTCGGGTGCGAGTGTCCGCTGGTCGCTGGGGCTGGCCCGGCGGGGCTCGGAGCGGGACGCGAAGCTCCTGGGGGCCTGGCGGGCGCTGGCCCAGGCGCTGCGGGCGCGGGACGTCGTAGTGCGGGACGCGGACGGCGCGGCGCCACTTCCTCCGCCGTCGGAGCCTCCCGAGGGGCCTCGCGCTTGA
- the mazG gene encoding nucleoside triphosphate pyrophosphohydrolase, with the protein MGTPGAELERLVDIMRRLRAEGGCPWDREQDLRSLRPYLVEEAFEVLDEMDRVAQGGPWHPLCEELGDLLFQIVFHAQLASELGEFTMADVSKAISDKITSRHPHVFGERQVQVDGAEQVLANWAKLKAEERKRKTGKEGSVLDGVPTAAPALLRAERLTEKASRIGFDWPDLAGVRGKLAEELAELDAAIATGERDAIEHELGDVLFSLANLARFVKTPAEDALRMAIRRFTTRFQHIESALHAEGVPFGGATLEHMERHWQAAKAQEKSLPPPLSLPRAPVSTLRLGVSSLEAQRAFWDSVATTLGWSTSRSAPDTACYDSGSVRLVFHRAEHPASGASFTLEAPSTLAVARLRQVMEQAPAGSVVDSAEGRLTFRDPAGLMWEYTSIAG; encoded by the coding sequence ATGGGGACCCCTGGGGCGGAGCTGGAACGTCTGGTGGACATCATGCGGCGGCTGCGCGCCGAGGGCGGCTGCCCCTGGGACCGGGAGCAGGACCTGCGCTCCCTGAGGCCCTACCTCGTCGAGGAGGCCTTCGAGGTCCTGGATGAGATGGACCGCGTGGCCCAGGGTGGCCCCTGGCACCCGCTCTGCGAGGAGCTGGGCGACCTGCTCTTCCAGATTGTCTTCCATGCCCAGCTCGCCTCGGAGCTGGGCGAGTTCACCATGGCCGACGTCAGCAAGGCCATCAGCGACAAAATCACCAGCCGCCACCCCCACGTCTTCGGCGAGCGGCAGGTCCAGGTGGATGGCGCCGAGCAGGTGCTGGCCAACTGGGCGAAGCTCAAGGCCGAGGAGCGCAAGCGCAAGACAGGCAAGGAAGGCTCGGTCCTCGACGGAGTCCCCACGGCCGCCCCCGCCCTGCTGCGCGCCGAGCGGCTCACGGAGAAGGCCAGCCGCATCGGCTTCGACTGGCCCGACCTCGCGGGCGTGCGCGGCAAGCTGGCCGAGGAGCTGGCCGAGCTGGACGCCGCCATCGCCACCGGGGAGCGCGACGCCATCGAGCACGAGCTGGGAGACGTCCTGTTCTCGCTCGCCAACCTCGCGCGCTTCGTGAAGACCCCCGCCGAGGACGCGCTGCGCATGGCCATCCGCCGCTTCACCACGCGCTTCCAGCACATCGAGTCCGCCCTGCACGCCGAGGGCGTCCCCTTCGGCGGCGCCACCCTGGAGCACATGGAGCGCCACTGGCAGGCCGCCAAGGCCCAGGAGAAGTCCCTCCCGCCGCCCCTGTCGCTGCCTCGCGCCCCGGTCTCCACCCTCCGGCTGGGTGTCTCCAGCCTCGAGGCCCAGCGCGCCTTCTGGGACTCGGTGGCCACCACCCTGGGATGGAGCACCTCCCGGTCGGCGCCCGACACGGCCTGCTACGACAGCGGCTCGGTGCGCCTGGTGTTCCACCGCGCGGAGCACCCCGCCTCGGGGGCCTCCTTCACGCTGGAGGCCCCTTCCACCCTGGCCGTGGCCCGGCTGCGGCAGGTGATGGAGCAAGCCCCCGCCGGCTCCGTCGTGGATTCCGCCGAGGGACGCCTGACTTTTCGTGATCCCGCCGGCCTGATGTGGGAATACACCTCCATTGCCGGATGA
- the leuS gene encoding leucine--tRNA ligase, with translation MAMNERYEPQAIEGKWQARWDEAGIFRAGKRPGAPKKYVLEMLPYPSGKMHMGHVRNYLIGDVYARYFLMRGYDVLHPMGWDAFGLPAENAAIKEGVHPAVRTAENIISFKKEMKSLGYSYDWEREVNTSAPEYYRWNQWFFIQMLERGLVYRRFSKVNWCTGCHTVIANEQVKDGVCERCSSPVVDKEMPEWAFRITRFSQDLLSSLDTLKEWPDRITSMQRNWIGRSDGAEADFRVQGHDASLRVFTTRVDTIYGCTYVVLAPDHKLVDQVTTPERRAEVAAFVKRMATQSKTERMGEGTEKEGIFTGAHAINPFTGQQVPIWIANFVLSDYGTGAVMSVPAHDERDFSFARKYALPVKVVIQPATGDKLPAGEALEAAYTEYGVLVDSGEYTGKTSEVARQEMAKKLEQEGRGKATVTYRQKDWGFSRQRYWGTPIPIVYCEKCDPERQGIPVPVEQLPVRLPEIDVQEVLTGKGEPPLAKVPSWVNTTCPKCGGPARREAETMDTFVDSCWYFARYLSPHYDAAPFDPKEAQRFLPVDIYVGGPEHAVMHLLYFRFWTRVMKLLGLSPVDEPVTRLITQGIVNGPDGRKMSKRWGNVVAPASIVQKYGADTARAYVMFAGPPERDFDWSDDQVEGVFRFLKRVWTLAATHHAAAAGATHAGPFEGKALEIRRAAHKGLKRVSEAIERLSFNTAIAGTMECVNALYATGTPETPAEKAAMAEAVRLLAAMLTPFAPHIADEIAEAYGSKELTVAQSWPDFDPALVVDDVIPYAVQVNGKLRAEIQVAANAVEADVRAAAEADERVQAAITGKTVRKFVFVPKRLVNFVVG, from the coding sequence ATGGCGATGAACGAGCGTTACGAGCCCCAGGCGATTGAAGGTAAGTGGCAGGCCCGTTGGGACGAGGCCGGCATCTTCCGGGCGGGCAAGCGCCCGGGCGCACCCAAGAAGTACGTGCTCGAGATGCTGCCGTACCCCAGTGGCAAGATGCACATGGGCCACGTGCGCAACTACCTCATCGGGGATGTGTACGCGCGCTACTTCCTGATGCGCGGCTATGACGTGCTGCACCCCATGGGGTGGGACGCGTTCGGGTTGCCGGCGGAGAACGCGGCCATCAAGGAAGGCGTGCACCCGGCCGTCCGCACCGCGGAGAACATCATCTCCTTCAAGAAGGAGATGAAGAGCCTGGGCTACAGCTACGACTGGGAGCGCGAAGTCAACACCAGCGCGCCCGAGTACTACCGCTGGAACCAGTGGTTCTTCATCCAGATGCTGGAGCGAGGGCTCGTCTATCGCCGCTTCAGCAAGGTGAACTGGTGCACCGGCTGCCACACCGTCATCGCCAACGAGCAGGTGAAGGACGGCGTCTGCGAGCGCTGCTCGTCGCCCGTGGTGGACAAGGAGATGCCCGAGTGGGCGTTCCGCATCACCCGCTTCTCGCAGGACTTGTTGTCCTCGCTGGACACCCTCAAGGAGTGGCCGGACCGCATCACCTCCATGCAGCGCAACTGGATTGGCCGCTCGGACGGTGCCGAGGCGGACTTCCGCGTCCAGGGGCACGACGCCTCGCTGCGCGTCTTCACCACGCGCGTGGACACCATCTACGGCTGCACCTACGTGGTGCTCGCGCCGGACCACAAGCTGGTGGACCAGGTGACGACGCCGGAGCGGCGCGCGGAGGTCGCGGCCTTCGTCAAGCGCATGGCGACGCAGTCCAAGACGGAGCGGATGGGGGAGGGGACGGAGAAGGAAGGCATCTTCACCGGGGCCCACGCCATCAACCCCTTCACGGGGCAGCAGGTTCCCATCTGGATCGCCAACTTCGTGTTGAGCGACTACGGCACCGGCGCGGTGATGAGCGTGCCCGCGCACGACGAGCGGGACTTCTCCTTCGCGCGCAAGTACGCGTTGCCGGTGAAGGTCGTCATCCAGCCGGCCACGGGCGACAAGCTGCCCGCGGGTGAGGCGCTGGAGGCCGCGTATACCGAGTACGGCGTGCTGGTGGACTCGGGTGAGTACACCGGGAAGACGTCCGAGGTGGCTCGCCAGGAGATGGCGAAGAAGCTGGAGCAGGAGGGCCGGGGCAAGGCGACGGTGACGTACCGCCAGAAGGACTGGGGCTTCAGCCGCCAGCGCTACTGGGGCACGCCCATCCCCATCGTCTACTGCGAGAAGTGCGACCCGGAGCGCCAGGGCATCCCTGTTCCGGTGGAGCAGTTGCCGGTGCGCCTGCCGGAAATCGACGTCCAGGAGGTGTTGACCGGCAAGGGCGAGCCCCCGCTGGCCAAGGTGCCCTCGTGGGTGAACACGACCTGCCCGAAGTGCGGCGGTCCCGCCCGGCGTGAGGCGGAGACGATGGACACCTTCGTCGACTCCTGCTGGTACTTCGCGCGCTACCTGTCGCCGCACTACGACGCCGCGCCGTTCGACCCGAAGGAGGCCCAGCGCTTCCTGCCCGTGGACATCTACGTGGGCGGGCCCGAGCACGCGGTGATGCACTTGCTCTACTTCCGGTTCTGGACCCGCGTGATGAAGCTGTTGGGTCTCAGCCCCGTGGACGAGCCCGTCACGCGCTTGATTACGCAGGGCATCGTCAACGGTCCGGATGGCCGCAAGATGTCCAAGCGCTGGGGCAACGTGGTGGCGCCCGCCTCCATCGTCCAGAAGTACGGCGCGGACACGGCCCGGGCCTACGTGATGTTCGCGGGTCCCCCCGAGCGCGACTTCGACTGGTCCGACGACCAGGTGGAGGGCGTGTTCCGCTTCCTCAAGCGCGTCTGGACGTTGGCGGCCACGCACCACGCCGCGGCGGCGGGTGCCACCCACGCGGGCCCTTTCGAGGGCAAGGCGCTGGAGATTCGCCGCGCCGCGCACAAGGGCCTCAAGCGCGTGAGCGAGGCCATCGAGCGGCTGTCGTTCAACACGGCCATCGCCGGCACCATGGAGTGCGTCAACGCGCTCTACGCGACGGGCACGCCCGAGACGCCCGCGGAGAAGGCGGCCATGGCGGAGGCGGTGCGGCTCCTGGCGGCGATGCTCACGCCCTTCGCGCCGCACATCGCGGACGAAATCGCGGAGGCGTACGGGAGCAAGGAGCTCACCGTGGCCCAGTCGTGGCCGGACTTCGACCCCGCGCTGGTGGTGGATGACGTCATCCCCTACGCGGTGCAGGTGAACGGCAAGCTGCGCGCGGAGATTCAGGTGGCCGCCAACGCGGTGGAGGCGGATGTTCGCGCCGCGGCGGAGGCGGACGAGCGGGTTCAGGCCGCCATCACCGGCAAGACGGTGCGCAAGTTCGTCTTCGTGCCCAAGCGCCTGGTGAACTTCGTCGTCGGCTGA
- the lptE gene encoding LPS assembly lipoprotein LptE, translating to MLLPFRSASRRLRLAVLLGGGTCLALSAGCGYRLTPRGEGLPAGAKTVCAPIFTNETPEPALETLFTRYLRQELTRVGKLGAGTSCDAKVEGTVLQVWSSPTIVGRFFRVHAQVRLRWVKEGQQPQETVVFGTEDYLPGSGDVLEAEANRQAAMDRLAAVLMRDGFDRLANAW from the coding sequence ATGTTGCTTCCCTTCAGGTCCGCCTCACGGCGTCTCCGTCTGGCCGTGCTGCTGGGTGGAGGGACGTGCCTGGCGCTCTCCGCGGGGTGTGGTTATCGCCTCACGCCCCGAGGCGAGGGGCTGCCCGCCGGTGCGAAGACGGTGTGCGCCCCCATCTTCACCAATGAAACCCCGGAGCCCGCGCTGGAGACGCTCTTCACGCGCTACCTGCGCCAGGAGCTGACGCGGGTGGGGAAGCTCGGCGCCGGGACTTCCTGCGACGCGAAGGTGGAGGGGACGGTGCTTCAGGTGTGGAGCTCGCCGACCATCGTCGGGCGCTTCTTCCGTGTCCATGCGCAGGTGCGACTGCGGTGGGTGAAGGAAGGGCAACAGCCCCAGGAGACGGTCGTCTTCGGCACCGAGGACTATCTGCCGGGAAGTGGCGACGTCCTCGAGGCGGAAGCGAATCGTCAAGCCGCCATGGACCGGCTGGCAGCGGTGTTGATGCGCGATGGATTTGATCGGCTGGCCAACGCCTGGTGA